One Candidatus Scalindua japonica DNA segment encodes these proteins:
- a CDS encoding site-specific integrase: protein MSEERYINKPKGGILFKEFAEQWLEERKSHLKRSSYYDYKSILDLHLIPAFGKKRLGQVSEADIENLIKDLKDKLSNKRVNNILVPLKTMYKTAYRRKIITINPIDGIGMLRVEKTEIKPLSMEEVRLFLENIDIHFRDYFEVAFFTGIRPSEQIALKWDNIDFNRAKINVVDARVMGEESSPKTVASRRSIDMLPPVKAALERQSEKTFLSSPYVFVSKKGKIVDIGNLRKRIWYPALKETGLRRRIMYQTRHTFGTLMLSTGENPSWIARMMGHTSVEMLFKKYSGYIPNITHQDGTIFMQKFYKDGHFLDTCNKKGLRTKS, encoded by the coding sequence GTGTCGGAGGAACGATATATTAACAAACCGAAAGGGGGTATATTATTCAAGGAGTTTGCAGAACAATGGCTGGAAGAGAGAAAATCGCATCTTAAGCGATCAAGTTATTATGATTACAAAAGTATTCTTGATCTTCATTTAATCCCGGCCTTTGGCAAGAAACGGTTAGGTCAGGTGTCAGAAGCAGATATAGAAAACCTGATTAAAGATTTAAAGGATAAACTGAGCAACAAGAGGGTTAATAATATCCTTGTGCCGTTAAAGACCATGTATAAGACTGCATATAGACGTAAGATCATTACAATCAATCCAATAGATGGTATTGGTATGCTAAGGGTAGAAAAGACGGAAATCAAACCACTCAGTATGGAAGAAGTCAGATTGTTTCTGGAGAATATAGATATACATTTCAGGGATTACTTTGAAGTAGCATTTTTTACCGGAATACGTCCGTCTGAACAGATAGCATTGAAGTGGGATAATATTGATTTCAACAGGGCTAAGATCAATGTCGTTGATGCCAGGGTAATGGGTGAGGAAAGCTCACCTAAGACCGTTGCAAGCCGCAGATCAATAGATATGCTGCCACCTGTTAAAGCGGCTCTTGAAAGACAGTCTGAAAAAACTTTTCTAAGCAGTCCTTACGTTTTTGTCTCCAAAAAAGGGAAAATTGTCGATATTGGCAACCTTAGAAAGCGGATATGGTATCCTGCTTTAAAAGAGACAGGGCTTAGAAGGCGAATTATGTATCAGACCAGACATACTTTTGGAACCTTAATGCTTTCCACGGGTGAAAATCCAAGTTGGATAGCTAGGATGATGGGGCATACTTCTGTAGAGATGTTGTTCAAGAAATATAGTGGATACATTCCAAACATTACTCACCAAGATGGTACCATT
- the tnpC gene encoding IS66 family transposase, which produces MEAVVEITDFSIENVLAQNDELRCKLESRDHQIMLLEEKINYLLYHRFSSKSERFDKRQQLLFGNEDAACEVEPATETKVPEHTRKTGGRRVPPQHLPRVRVEHDLLEEEKQCSCGSCLNRIGEEVSFQYDVIPARFQVIENIKFKYSCSNSKCKQPPITAQQSPPAPLPRTQASPGVLAWVGSSKFADGLPLNRIASIAGKRFGVPFTSTTLADWMIKGAEQIISPLVATMENALDGHDYLHIDETTLQVLSEEGRTAKQKSYIWCRVTGGNDTPIVLMHYSPSRAGAVASKLLEGFSGFLQTDGYAGYGASASRPNVIQLGCWAHVRRKFDVARKASSPGAANIARQGMELIRELYYLDNQEKEKPPDQRKRYRQEVVKSCLDKIRSWINRNQVQAFSYGGLLSNAFTYINNQWSKLTVFVEDGRLQLDNNNAERHIRPIATGRKVWLFAQSEAGARATATWYSLVETARANGLEPYWYLRKVFEEMPMYLRDRKPVNDLLPWNVDSKELEQLARRD; this is translated from the coding sequence ATGGAAGCGGTGGTTGAAATAACAGATTTTAGTATTGAAAATGTGCTTGCGCAGAACGATGAGTTGCGTTGTAAACTCGAATCTAGAGACCACCAGATCATGCTACTCGAAGAAAAGATCAACTACCTCCTTTATCATCGTTTCAGTTCAAAGTCTGAGCGTTTTGATAAGCGCCAGCAATTGCTGTTCGGTAACGAGGATGCTGCTTGTGAGGTTGAACCTGCAACCGAAACTAAGGTACCTGAGCACACCAGAAAGACTGGTGGTCGACGTGTCCCTCCCCAGCATCTTCCGCGTGTTCGCGTGGAGCATGATCTGCTGGAAGAAGAGAAACAGTGTTCCTGTGGTTCTTGCCTGAATCGAATAGGAGAAGAGGTTTCATTTCAGTACGACGTGATTCCCGCCAGGTTTCAAGTAATAGAGAACATTAAGTTCAAGTACAGTTGCTCTAACTCCAAGTGCAAGCAACCGCCAATAACTGCACAACAAAGTCCACCGGCTCCTTTGCCTCGAACCCAAGCATCACCAGGTGTTCTTGCCTGGGTTGGTTCGAGCAAATTTGCTGATGGTCTTCCGCTAAACCGTATAGCTTCTATTGCTGGAAAACGTTTTGGCGTACCGTTCACCAGTACCACATTGGCAGACTGGATGATCAAAGGTGCAGAGCAAATTATTTCTCCTCTGGTAGCTACCATGGAAAATGCGCTTGATGGACATGACTATCTTCACATTGATGAAACCACCCTTCAGGTTCTGAGCGAAGAAGGACGAACTGCTAAACAGAAGTCCTATATCTGGTGTCGTGTTACTGGCGGTAACGATACCCCGATTGTACTTATGCACTACAGTCCCAGCCGTGCAGGAGCTGTAGCCAGCAAACTGTTGGAAGGGTTCAGTGGTTTTTTGCAAACCGATGGTTACGCTGGTTATGGGGCATCAGCCTCGCGTCCTAATGTTATCCAGTTGGGATGCTGGGCACATGTTCGTCGTAAGTTTGATGTTGCAAGAAAAGCCAGTTCGCCAGGCGCTGCCAATATTGCCCGGCAAGGCATGGAGTTGATCAGAGAACTCTACTACCTTGACAATCAAGAAAAAGAGAAACCACCGGATCAACGAAAGAGATATAGACAAGAGGTAGTTAAGTCTTGCTTGGATAAGATCCGTTCCTGGATTAATAGAAATCAGGTGCAGGCGTTTAGCTATGGAGGTTTGCTGTCGAATGCATTTACCTACATTAACAACCAATGGTCAAAACTAACAGTTTTCGTGGAAGACGGACGCCTGCAACTGGACAACAACAATGCGGAACGTCATATCCGGCCTATTGCGACGGGTAGAAAGGTGTGGTTGTTTGCACAAAGCGAGGCCGGTGCAAGGGCAACTGCAACTTGGTATTCGCTGGTTGAAACTGCAAGGGCTAATGGATTAGAGCCTTACTGGTATCTTCGAAAGGTTTTCGAAGAGATGCCAATGTATTTACGAGATCGAAAACCAGTAAATGATTTACTGCCTTGGAATGTCGATTCCAAGGAACTGGAGCAACTCGCTAGACGTGATTAA
- a CDS encoding helix-turn-helix domain-containing protein, with the protein MKKLLSVDDIAEYLGVPKSTIRYWCFTKKIRHYKIGRHLKFEKSEIDKFLESNLVERR; encoded by the coding sequence ATGAAAAAGCTATTAAGTGTTGATGATATTGCTGAGTATTTGGGTGTGCCAAAAAGTACGATTCGTTATTGGTGCTTTACAAAAAAAATCCGCCATTATAAGATTGGACGCCATTTAAAATTTGAAAAGTCTGAAATTGACAAATTTTTGGAATCCAATTTAGTGGAAAGGAGGTAG
- a CDS encoding DUF3987 domain-containing protein → MNKELVDKVKKEVDIIGLANRLGFSIINQNKIKCYNVHSHNNGDIHPSLNLDKNRNRFKCFACGASGSVIDLFMGYKRVNFNMAVNKLAEMHGIANTSAESEVVATFNYKDVEGKTLYIKERVEPGRDGKNKEFFFKHLKHGKWVNGRGCEPVLYNLPDVVENKVLIFVEGEGKAELLRKWGLPATTLDSGAKSKWKDEYFKYIDDKEKVVLIPDNDKPGMDYTLMIANNIHNKVGVVKIIELPGLQEKGDIIDWAEIPGNDKDKLVSIIKDAPAWIPSQDTVEPIINKNTGADENEWQDPIPFDDFSKLPEFPTEMLPVTGRKMVEAVAEVNQVDKGLPGSMYLAALSTCLSKKCQVNLLTHTEPVNIFTCPILDPGERKTSTMNIMMAPIYEYQEEKAGEVTGDDEEAPVYIVDDITSEALFKLMTENNERMSVTSAEGGIFGIMAGRYNTNGNGNIDVYLKGHAGDPCSNHRIGRKSQSMRSPALTICLAVQQDIIKEIGRNKQFKGRGLIGRILYCYCQHRAGYRKRQKETISEELKQEYREHIISLMSVPLSLHNLELSSEAHVAWDEFHDDIEAEMKPGKQMSAMKDWGSKLPGAVARIAGLLHYAEKGQQATNNPISVNVVNGSAVIGAYYREHALATFGLMNESPEIESAKRILEYLIHHKPYTFTGRDVLRHKYALKTMGEVTPGLKLLIERSYIKEIEGTRTATFEVNPIIKTL, encoded by the coding sequence ATGAACAAAGAGTTAGTAGATAAAGTCAAGAAAGAAGTAGATATTATTGGTCTCGCAAATCGTCTTGGTTTCAGCATTATTAACCAAAATAAAATCAAATGTTACAACGTTCACTCGCATAATAACGGAGATATTCATCCCAGTTTAAACCTAGATAAAAACAGAAATAGATTTAAATGCTTTGCCTGTGGTGCAAGTGGGAGCGTGATTGATTTGTTTATGGGTTATAAAAGAGTAAATTTCAATATGGCTGTTAATAAATTGGCTGAAATGCATGGGATTGCAAATACCTCTGCTGAATCAGAGGTAGTGGCAACATTTAACTACAAAGACGTTGAAGGCAAAACACTTTATATCAAGGAACGTGTTGAACCCGGAAGAGATGGGAAAAATAAGGAGTTTTTCTTTAAACATCTGAAGCATGGAAAATGGGTAAATGGCAGAGGTTGCGAACCTGTACTTTATAACCTGCCAGATGTCGTCGAGAATAAGGTATTGATCTTTGTCGAGGGCGAAGGCAAAGCGGAACTTTTAAGAAAGTGGGGGTTGCCTGCCACAACACTTGATTCAGGAGCCAAAAGTAAATGGAAAGATGAATATTTCAAATATATAGACGACAAAGAAAAAGTAGTTCTCATTCCTGATAATGACAAGCCCGGCATGGATTATACCTTAATGATTGCGAATAATATACATAATAAAGTAGGTGTTGTGAAGATAATTGAGTTGCCGGGGCTGCAAGAGAAAGGGGATATTATTGATTGGGCAGAGATACCGGGTAATGATAAAGACAAACTGGTTAGTATTATCAAGGATGCACCCGCATGGATACCATCTCAAGACACTGTAGAACCCATTATCAATAAAAATACTGGGGCAGATGAGAACGAATGGCAGGACCCCATACCCTTTGATGACTTTTCTAAACTCCCGGAATTTCCCACAGAAATGTTGCCAGTAACAGGAAGAAAAATGGTTGAGGCAGTAGCCGAAGTAAATCAAGTAGATAAAGGATTGCCAGGAAGCATGTATTTAGCGGCATTATCTACATGCCTTTCAAAGAAGTGCCAAGTTAACTTATTAACACACACTGAACCAGTTAATATTTTTACTTGTCCAATCCTTGATCCGGGTGAACGCAAAACAAGCACAATGAATATAATGATGGCTCCTATTTATGAGTATCAGGAAGAGAAGGCCGGAGAGGTAACAGGCGACGATGAAGAGGCTCCTGTATACATAGTGGATGATATTACATCCGAAGCCTTGTTTAAATTAATGACAGAGAACAATGAACGCATGAGCGTAACAAGTGCAGAAGGCGGCATCTTTGGAATAATGGCTGGTAGATACAATACAAATGGTAACGGAAATATTGACGTTTATCTAAAAGGCCATGCAGGAGACCCTTGCAGCAATCACAGAATAGGAAGAAAGTCGCAGTCTATGAGATCCCCCGCCTTAACTATATGTTTGGCTGTTCAGCAAGACATTATCAAGGAAATTGGAAGAAATAAACAATTTAAAGGGCGCGGTCTTATCGGGAGGATTTTGTATTGTTATTGTCAACATCGGGCAGGTTATAGAAAACGGCAGAAAGAGACAATATCAGAGGAACTTAAACAAGAATATAGAGAACATATAATTAGTTTAATGAGCGTGCCGCTAAGTCTTCACAATCTTGAGTTGTCTTCTGAAGCACATGTGGCATGGGATGAGTTCCATGACGATATAGAAGCTGAAATGAAGCCGGGTAAACAAATGTCAGCGATGAAGGATTGGGGATCTAAACTTCCCGGCGCAGTTGCAAGGATAGCTGGATTGTTACATTATGCAGAGAAAGGACAACAGGCAACAAATAATCCTATTTCTGTCAATGTTGTCAATGGTTCTGCTGTAATAGGCGCCTATTATCGTGAACATGCGTTAGCGACATTTGGCCTCATGAATGAGAGTCCAGAGATTGAATCAGCTAAAAGGATACTCGAATACTTAATACATCATAAGCCTTACACATTTACCGGAAGAGATGTCTTGAGACATAAATATGCCTTAAAAACAATGGGAGAAGTTACACCGGGGCTAAAGTTGTTGATTGAAAGAAGCTATATCAAGGAAATCGAGGGAACAAGAACAGCGACCTTTGAGGTAAATCCAATAATCAAAACGCTATGA
- a CDS encoding GIY-YIG nuclease family protein: MDKAGFVYIMTNNSMPGLVKIGMSQTVPTRRAKELETTGVPESFELAYYAYFYNDMVQAEKKAHRTLSKYHHKKEFFRTDVETAINSIENTGFRFERAHCIVKKPEQWWIGEAERKQQKHVERELNVENDRIAKKCIEEENHGYELKYKPHVQKEKKQAELEKGRGEERRNEEIFKKRSEEEKAYRRIEPSFFKSVSKNEIEILDTESGRQFIEELNKKENIVTQPFKKFKWKWWYIFIIYTICRFLLKLAYKK; this comes from the coding sequence ATGGATAAAGCAGGTTTTGTATATATAATGACTAACAATTCCATGCCTGGTTTGGTAAAAATCGGAATGTCACAGACAGTTCCTACAAGGAGGGCTAAAGAACTTGAAACTACAGGTGTCCCCGAATCTTTCGAGCTTGCATACTATGCTTATTTTTATAATGATATGGTTCAAGCTGAAAAAAAAGCTCATAGGACACTTTCTAAGTATCATCATAAAAAAGAATTCTTTAGGACTGATGTTGAAACTGCTATTAATTCTATAGAAAATACAGGATTTCGTTTTGAAAGAGCACACTGTATAGTAAAAAAACCTGAACAGTGGTGGATAGGGGAAGCAGAGCGCAAACAACAAAAACATGTTGAGAGAGAGTTAAATGTAGAAAATGACAGGATTGCTAAAAAATGTATAGAAGAAGAAAATCACGGATATGAATTAAAATATAAACCGCATGTACAAAAGGAAAAGAAACAGGCCGAATTAGAGAAAGGAAGGGGTGAAGAACGAAGAAATGAAGAAATATTTAAAAAAAGAAGTGAAGAAGAAAAAGCATATAGGCGTATAGAGCCAAGTTTTTTTAAGTCCGTAAGTAAGAATGAGATTGAAATTTTAGACACAGAAAGTGGTAGGCAATTTATTGAGGAGCTTAATAAAAAAGAAAATATTGTCACGCAGCCATTTAAAAAATTTAAGTGGAAGTGGTGGTATATATTTATTATTTACACAATATGCAGATTTCTTTTGAAGCTGGCATACAAGAAATAA
- a CDS encoding PEP-CTERM sorting domain-containing protein — protein sequence MKKFVLVTILTVLCSAFLHNSGIAFGLDGNLYGVAETGGGVVLGYDVATGLQVSSMAVGVNPNSSLAFGSNGYLYGFDRTNSLNINVIDVVAGAQVNSFGTNLRHNSGIAFEQTPVPEPTTIVLLGIGLAGLAGAEVRRRRKRKAVDTVDNS from the coding sequence ATGAAGAAGTTTGTCTTGGTTACTATATTAACAGTTCTTTGTTCTGCATTTCTCCATAACTCTGGAATAGCTTTTGGCCTTGACGGCAATCTTTATGGTGTTGCTGAAACAGGAGGTGGTGTCGTGTTAGGATATGATGTTGCAACTGGGTTACAAGTCAGTTCCATGGCGGTAGGTGTTAATCCAAATAGTAGTTTAGCATTCGGTAGTAATGGCTACCTCTACGGTTTCGACCGAACAAATTCACTAAATATCAATGTCATAGATGTAGTTGCCGGGGCGCAGGTTAATTCGTTTGGAACAAATTTACGCCATAACTCTGGAATAGCTTTTGAGCAAACCCCCGTTCCCGAACCCACAACTATCGTACTACTTGGAATCGGTTTAGCCGGGCTTGCAGGAGCGGAAGTAAGACGCAGACGGAAAAGGAAAGCAGTTGATACGGTTGATAATAGTTAG
- a CDS encoding PEP-CTERM sorting domain-containing protein encodes MTPISANWSDTRIATPNRGVTSNYLGDFTLGQSSTLNLTGIGSHTALALEFDLYLFSTWDGNNTTFGPDFFSLSGDVNGSWTFTNHQPQGQSYPGSPDLIPFGSGADATHVYLGLDPTGTGDDFQISHTASTFSVTFGGPTDQIDEWWGIDNVRVSIDGGTTVPEPTTVALLGIGLAGLAGAEVRRRRKKKTINS; translated from the coding sequence TTGACCCCTATATCCGCTAACTGGTCTGACACTAGAATCGCTACTCCTAACAGGGGCGTAACGAGTAATTACCTGGGAGACTTCACCCTTGGCCAGAGCAGCACATTAAATCTCACAGGTATAGGCAGCCATACCGCACTAGCCTTGGAATTCGACCTATATCTATTCTCTACATGGGATGGTAATAACACCACTTTTGGTCCAGATTTTTTCAGTTTAAGTGGCGATGTAAACGGATCATGGACATTTACTAACCATCAGCCCCAAGGCCAGAGCTACCCCGGCAGCCCGGATCTTATTCCTTTCGGTTCAGGAGCTGATGCGACTCATGTTTATCTGGGACTGGATCCAACGGGTACTGGAGACGATTTCCAGATAAGCCATACGGCAAGCACATTTTCCGTAACCTTCGGTGGGCCGACCGATCAAATAGACGAATGGTGGGGTATAGACAATGTTCGAGTGTCCATAGATGGTGGTACAACCGTACCCGAACCCACAACCGTCGCCCTTCTCGGTATAGGCTTAGCTGGACTTGCAGGAGCAGAAGTAAGACGCAGACGTAAAAAGAAAACAATTAATAGTTAG
- a CDS encoding type II toxin-antitoxin system HicB family antitoxin yields MHNEFTAIIEKDEDWYIAYCPEIPGANGQGKSHDECRENLAQAISLILEERRNDVLSGIPENAIKEVVTIK; encoded by the coding sequence ATGCATAATGAATTTACTGCTATTATTGAGAAAGATGAAGATTGGTATATTGCATACTGCCCTGAGATCCCAGGAGCTAATGGTCAAGGCAAGTCACACGATGAGTGTAGAGAAAATCTCGCTCAAGCCATCTCCTTAATTCTTGAAGAACGTAGAAACGATGTTTTAAGTGGCATACCAGAGAATGCAATAAAGGAAGTTGTTACAATAAAATGA
- a CDS encoding type II toxin-antitoxin system HicA family toxin, whose protein sequence is MKRYALLKHLRKYGCFLKREGSSHSLWCNPNTGHVEAIPRHNEIPNKLAKKIVKSLNLPEL, encoded by the coding sequence ATGAAAAGGTATGCACTACTTAAACATCTGCGTAAATATGGATGTTTTCTGAAAAGAGAAGGAAGTTCACACTCATTATGGTGCAATCCAAATACAGGTCATGTAGAAGCAATTCCCAGACACAATGAGATCCCCAACAAACTAGCAAAAAAGATTGTTAAATCTTTGAATTTACCTGAATTATAA
- a CDS encoding carbon storage regulator gives MDTYEKWFDKVEAEKEEAEADDIKNKLNDKVQAEKKQTEADDIKNKLNDKVQVVKEQTEAEGIENKLNDKVEEETRLSDIIPEVIKSPGKSEVKKNLCDNEEDKKKLVAENETKEALSEKQDEKIGHLQKYKKKLSDLIKSRSNKKPPVNVKPKDKPNDQIKVFEFSKDISTVEIIYDIWTKDVQLKNRVLVVENNLDKNGFKDEMLTMIKTSGIDYIIAPGFEKGFYEKASDAELQLIECSDTKLIDEGMSIMVYREAGVIFDVDNGQEFKFTLMTDSVRKNILQKISLEVGESVLIGNDLSIRVLDIEKDQSKICINALKVVTAYPQKYLTIGDEIRIIIFKIIPYQIKLGIEVPECITINRQ, from the coding sequence ATGGATACATATGAAAAGTGGTTTGACAAAGTGGAGGCAGAGAAAGAAGAGGCTGAAGCAGATGACATTAAAAACAAGTTGAATGACAAAGTGCAGGCAGAGAAAAAACAGACTGAAGCAGACGACATTAAAAACAAGCTGAATGACAAAGTGCAGGTAGTGAAAGAACAGACTGAAGCAGAGGGGATTGAAAACAAGTTGAATGACAAAGTGGAAGAAGAAACAAGGCTATCTGACATAATTCCAGAAGTGATTAAGTCACCTGGCAAATCTGAAGTTAAAAAAAATCTGTGTGACAATGAAGAAGACAAGAAAAAACTGGTTGCCGAAAATGAAACAAAAGAAGCATTGAGTGAGAAGCAGGACGAGAAAATAGGCCATCTGCAAAAGTATAAGAAGAAATTAAGTGATCTGATAAAATCCAGATCAAACAAAAAACCACCTGTCAATGTCAAGCCGAAGGATAAACCAAATGATCAAATAAAAGTTTTTGAATTTTCAAAAGATATTAGTACCGTCGAAATAATATATGATATTTGGACAAAAGATGTTCAATTGAAAAACCGTGTTTTAGTTGTTGAAAACAACTTAGACAAAAATGGTTTTAAAGACGAGATGCTGACAATGATCAAGACTTCAGGAATTGATTATATAATTGCTCCGGGTTTCGAAAAAGGGTTTTACGAGAAAGCATCTGACGCAGAATTACAACTAATAGAATGTAGTGATACAAAGTTGATAGACGAAGGAATGAGTATCATGGTGTATAGGGAAGCAGGTGTAATCTTTGACGTAGACAATGGGCAAGAATTTAAATTCACGCTTATGACAGATTCAGTACGGAAAAATATACTACAAAAAATAAGCTTAGAAGTTGGAGAAAGTGTACTAATCGGTAATGACTTATCGATAAGAGTCTTAGATATAGAGAAAGACCAGAGCAAAATATGTATTAATGCGTTAAAAGTAGTTACGGCCTACCCACAAAAATATCTTACGATTGGTGATGAAATTAGAATAATAATTTTCAAAATAATCCCATATCAGATTAAATTAGGAATTGAGGTTCCAGAATGCATAACCATAAACAGGCAATAG
- the trxA gene encoding thioredoxin, giving the protein MSSLQAVTNEDFEQTVIQASTPVMVDFYAEWCGPCKTQGPILGQLAEEFDGKVKFVKVDIDVEGNKDLAVKYGVLSVPTLILFSNGEVKETMVGVTSKSKLKQKLEEI; this is encoded by the coding sequence ATGTCAAGCTTACAGGCAGTAACAAACGAAGATTTTGAACAAACTGTCATTCAGGCGAGTACGCCTGTCATGGTTGATTTTTACGCGGAGTGGTGTGGCCCATGCAAGACACAGGGCCCTATTCTTGGCCAATTAGCTGAGGAATTTGATGGGAAGGTCAAATTTGTAAAAGTAGATATAGATGTAGAAGGGAATAAAGATCTGGCGGTAAAATATGGTGTCCTGTCTGTGCCTACCCTCATACTTTTCAGTAATGGTGAAGTGAAGGAAACAATGGTGGGAGTCACAAGCAAGAGCAAACTTAAGCAAAAACTTGAAGAGATTTGA
- a CDS encoding protein-disulfide reductase DsbD family protein — MDSFLQGLEGYLSSSPFLAFIAVFLGGVLTSFTPCVYPMIPITIAYIGGRSGDSKLKGLSLSLFYVLGMAVTYSALGAFAALTGKFFGSASTNPILYIVIANVFIFLGLSMLDVITIPMPSFLAGRQTGNKSGSRIGAFLVGLLAGTVAAPCTAPVLGVVLTFVAAKQQVAYGVSLLFVFSIGLGTLLILAGTFAGFMTSLPKSGNWSVIIKKFFGWLMIGVGEYFLITAGQLLV; from the coding sequence ATGGACAGTTTTCTACAAGGGTTGGAAGGTTACCTTAGTTCATCACCGTTTCTTGCTTTCATTGCTGTTTTTCTTGGTGGTGTGCTTACCAGCTTCACTCCCTGCGTATACCCGATGATACCGATAACAATCGCTTATATAGGGGGGCGTAGTGGTGATTCTAAACTGAAGGGCCTTTCCCTCTCGCTGTTTTATGTATTGGGAATGGCAGTAACATATTCTGCACTTGGAGCATTCGCGGCTTTGACCGGTAAGTTTTTCGGATCTGCCAGCACAAATCCGATACTTTACATCGTTATCGCCAATGTTTTTATCTTTTTAGGTTTGTCAATGCTGGATGTCATTACAATACCCATGCCATCTTTTCTTGCTGGCAGACAAACTGGAAATAAGAGTGGTAGCCGCATCGGTGCTTTTCTGGTTGGACTTCTTGCGGGTACGGTCGCCGCACCGTGTACCGCACCCGTACTGGGTGTAGTCTTGACATTTGTTGCAGCAAAACAGCAGGTTGCCTACGGTGTAAGCCTGCTCTTTGTTTTTTCCATAGGATTAGGTACTCTCTTAATACTCGCAGGTACTTTTGCCGGTTTTATGACAAGTCTGCCAAAAAGTGGGAACTGGAGTGTGATTATCAAGAAATTTTTTGGCTGGTTAATGATTGGAGTAGGTGAATATTTCCTCATAACCGCGGGGCAATTATTAGTATAG
- a CDS encoding desulfoferrodoxin FeS4 iron-binding domain-containing protein codes for MPTETNEVYECEICGAIVEVKEGGAGTLECCGQPMTLQE; via the coding sequence ATGCCAACAGAAACTAATGAAGTATATGAATGTGAAATATGTGGTGCTATAGTTGAAGTAAAAGAAGGTGGCGCCGGTACGTTAGAGTGTTGTGGACAACCAATGACTTTACAGGAATAG